GGTGATCCCGATTGTCGGGATGGGAGGGTTGGGCAAGACTGCTTTTGCCCAATCTGTGTAcaatgaccaaaatgtaacAACTCATTTCCACAAGAGAACATGGGTTTGTGTGTCGGACCGTTTTGAAGAGATTAAGATTGCCAAAGCCATCATTGAAGTTCTGAATAAAAACGATACTCGAAAGAACTCAAATGAGTTTCAAACTTTGTCAGAATGtatatctgaaaatattgaaGGTATAAAGTTTCTCCTCGTCTTAGATGATGTGTGGAATCCCACTATGTGGGAGCCATTGAAGGCAGCTTTGCAAAAAGGTGAtgcaaatagtaaaatattAGTGACCACACGAAATAACACGGTTGCTATTATGATGGGAGCAACCAATGATCACATGATCAATTTGAATAAGTTGAGCGACCAAGATTGTTTGGAATTATTCCGTAGAATTGCATTCTTTGATAAAGAACAAGATGAGTCTAAGTTGTTTGATGAAGATATTAAGAACAAGATTGCAAAAAAGGTTGATGGCTTGCCTCTAGCTGCAAAGACTTTAGCTAGTCTCATGCGATATAAGAAGACAAGAAACGAATGGGTAGCTGTTTTGGAGAGTAAGGTGTGGGAATTAGAAGAGGTTGAACAACAGGTTTTTCAATCACTATTACTTAGCTATTATGATTTGACTCCAGCGGTTAGACGGTgtcttttattttgtgttgttttccCAAAAGATTATGAGTTTGATAGAAATGAGTTGATTGAGTGTTGGATGTCACAAGAATATCTTAGTATGAAAggagataaaagaaaagaaagaatgatAGGCCAACAATACTTTGATAACTTGGTGATGCGTTCTTTTTTCCAAGATTTTGTTAAAGATAGAGTGAATGATGATATTATAGCTTGCAAAATGCATGATATTGTGCATGACTTTGTACAGTTTCTCGCCAAAAATGAATGTTTTATTATGGAGGTGGCAGAAAGTTGCAAAGAGAAAAACATGCTAGTCCATAATAAGGTTCGTCATTTGAACATAATGTCAACGTACAATGATTCGTTTCCTGTTTCAATCTACAATTGCAAAGGATTACGGACTCTGGTAATTTCTACTAGGAAACTTCCTCCGTTACCCTCGGACtcattttcaaaattgaaaagcatTAGAACATTAAAGTTGAATAAAAACTCAATCAAAGAAGTTCCCGAAAGTATTGGTGGACTAGTACATTTGCGGTACCTCGATTTAAGTCAAAATAGGGAATTGAAAGAATTACCCAATTCTGTGGGTAATTTATTCAATCTGGAAACATTGCGTCTCATTGAGTGCTTTAAACTTGGAGAACTACCGGTGAGCTTAAGAAAGTTGGTTAACTTAAAGCATCTTTATATTATGGGGTGCGGTGTTATAAAAGTACCAAAAGAGATTGGAAGATTAAGAAATCTGCAAATCTTAGATTACTTGTATCTTAAAGACGGTGGCGAGGATGATGAAGGAATTTTCAAATTAGGGGATTTGGGAAACTTGGAGCAGCTTCAAGGGAGCCTTTACATAGCAAACTTGAAGTCAGCGAAAGATGGGAGTGAGGCTAAAAATGCAGAATTGGTGAACAAGAAGAACCTCCTTCATTTGAGTCTACATTTTGGGCGCGGCTCTGTTAGAGATCCGAAGAGAGCTGAGGCGGATTTAAAGGATAAAGATATACTGAAGGGCTTTCAAGTGCATACAAATCTGGAGTCGTTGGCTATCTATGGGCACCATAGTCCCAAACTGTGTCCCAGTTGGATGATGAGCTGTCATAATCTGAGAAAGCTTGTATTCTATGAGGTTCCATTTTGTGGGGTTTTGGCTCCTCTGGGAAAACTCCGGTCCCTTGAATATTTAACGATATGTTGGATGAAGAGTGTGAAAAAGGTGGGAGTTGAATTTTTGGGAATAACTGGCGAAACACCGCAAACATTAATAAAGTCGTTTCCGAAATTGAAAGAACTCATACTTGGAGAAATGGATCAGTGGGAAGAATGGGAAGGAGTAGAAGAAGAGGATTCTCAAATTACAATAATGCCATCTCTTTTATTCTTGTCAATCTTGTACTGCGATAAGCTGAAAGCACTGCCCAACTTCCTATGGAAGACCCCGCTGCGGGAATTGAGAATCTGCGACACGAGATGTGGAACGGAGTGGGTGAAAAAGGCGTCTCAAGTCCAAAACATCGAAATTAATGGCGAGTTTGTGAAAAAAGACGGAGTTCAAATGGAGGTGCCTGCCTATCTGATCCACCTCCTGGGCTAAAATGGTGATTTTGAACACCTTCCTTgtaattctttaattttatttataagtttcTCTGATAATTGTTATCAATAAATACAAAGGAGGAATTTAAATTAGCTATaagcttaattaattagtgtAAAATTTCCATAAACTGTAGGTATAAACACATTCCTTGATGACTTTTGATCATTCTTTGATCCTTTGGAATAAGGAGAATCAACACAGCACTGACAGCAGGTCTTTATCTAGTATGTTTCTTTTGAGGTGTTCAGTTCGCAGGTTCCTTATGGTACGTAATTGACTTGGCAGCTGCCCTTGTTCTAATTCGAGCAGGTCCCGTCTCTGCTATATATCCTTCTTTGATTTCAATTCATCATGCTTACCTCCTAGTCCTAGTGTTTTATGCCATTTTGTTATGCAGGGTCTTTACTTGGGACAATAACCTGGTGCAAATCATGGATGCATGGATGTCATCTCCTCAGTCCTCACAAGGATCAGCTTTACTTTCTGTGGCTCTGGATCTTTCTGGTTTATTTATCTATTCCGAAagttttccttcttcttcctcctgaCCTTTTTCTGTCCAGTTATATGCTTCAATATttgttgtcatttttttatgGCCCTGAATATGGAAGAAACTGAACATGATGAATTGATCAAATTCTTTCAGGTCCGTCAAACTTGACACATCTGAGCTTTAGAAGAAACGATGCAGTTCTTCGCATGGAATTAGTAGCTTCGGTTGCTGTAATTAACTTGATCAAGATGGAATTGGACAGAGTCAGAGTGTCATGAGATCCATAGAAGACTTGCTCATCTCCAAGGTATATTTGCCTCAAATTGTTCAAATTGAGAATATCAACTTTACTTTTTCCTGTCACAACTATTCGAGTTACATCTGTTTAAGGTTCTGTTTTGAAAGTGTAATCACATTCAAATCCAATTGAATTCTCTCATTAACTTTGCCTTGCAGTGTCTAAAACGACCACCATGTTTGTGGAGACTCTGTCAAGTGGAAATTACTTCAGTTTCTTAATGCACCTGCAAAACATATCTGCAGGAGCAGCATATTTGAGAATTGTGCTTAGGATCGTTGCATCTCAATTAAGAAGTTAGGGACATTTTCCAGTCCAGAGGGCACGACTTCGTGATGTTGCAAAGCCGCTCAAACCACGCCAATGTAGTTTTTGTTTCTAAGTCGCATACTTTATTTTGGAGCTCTTTTCAGTCTTTCCACCCCAATTTCTCTTTAGGCCGCATTTGGTTCATGGGGAAGAAGGCTTGAGAATGAGAAttcaattgctttcccatgtttggtaagttcaAGCATGGGAAACGGTTTCCTGGCACATGGGAAAGTAGGAGGAAAAGTGAAGCCCTCTTTTCAActtgggaaagtttgggaaaatgagccaacattcAATGCATAATTTTCATGATTATTTTGTCCCTATAAACAAATTAGAATTATAAtgtatcattaaatgcattcttttttttatttgatttaatatggatataattgaaaaattataccaactttgttttcattcctactcaaaacaaacatgggaaagaaaacaaagtgaAATTTCCCAATTACTTTCCCGACATTACCAAACATGGTTCATTTCCCATATCCtgggaaatgacatgggaaGTGATTTCCCTTCAAATCCATTCtgtgaaccaaacggggccttaGTAGTGTTTGGTAAAACCGCTACTACAGTGGATAGGATTTTGATTGGTAAGTAAATATTGCAAGGTAAtatttttggaatttggaacCAAACTGGTCTTTCAAGCCTTCAAGATGATTGACCTGCTCCGCTCCTTTCCttgattttcttataatttctTGGTATGTATGGTACTCTTTCTTACTCCGAAGTTTTGTCCCATGTGATTTTCTTCGagaaggttttaacgaggccactTTGTTACATGCTGACTCTGTTGTTCTTGATTATTTGAGTGAATTATCGCTTgcctttaaaaaaagaattccaAGTGATTGAGCTTTTAGTTCTGCAAGGTGACGCCAAAAGACATTACAAAGGTTCAGATTGGTGTTTATTTAGAGTTTGGACCTTTTGGCCCCATGAAAATaaccaagaaaaaggaaacgtGAATAAAATAACCACCTTTTAATTTTCCATTTGAGCCAAAGTCCAATATG
The window above is part of the Prunus dulcis chromosome 1, ALMONDv2, whole genome shotgun sequence genome. Proteins encoded here:
- the LOC117619874 gene encoding putative disease resistance protein RGA3; the protein is MAEALVSVLLEQLASITLQQIEEEVRLVVGVDQEVENLIGHLQAVQGVLQDAEERQVKEANVKDWLYNLKDVSYQINDVLDDWNTAILKHHMEKQEKEGENNDLVLAKRSKVRFSIPSFLRNILICFGQIGDRIIMRHDIAKRIKEINERLTWIAILRKNYNFQSTVRGTEQVERSKTSSFVDVSTLIGREEEKNILLSMLKSESRHQLVIPIVGMGGLGKTAFAQSVYNDQNVTTHFHKRTWVCVSDRFEEIKIAKAIIEVLNKNDTRKNSNEFQTLSECISENIEGIKFLLVLDDVWNPTMWEPLKAALQKGDANSKILVTTRNNTVAIMMGATNDHMINLNKLSDQDCLELFRRIAFFDKEQDESKLFDEDIKNKIAKKVDGLPLAAKTLASLMRYKKTRNEWVAVLESKVWELEEVEQQVFQSLLLSYYDLTPAVRRCLLFCVVFPKDYEFDRNELIECWMSQEYLSMKGDKRKERMIGQQYFDNLVMRSFFQDFVKDRVNDDIIAFSRQK
- the LOC117621059 gene encoding putative disease resistance protein At3g14460 → MLVHNKVRHLNIMSTYNDSFPVSIYNCKGLRTLVISTRKLPPLPSDSFSKLKSIRTLKLNKNSIKEVPESIGGLVHLRYLDLSQNRELKELPNSVGNLFNLETLRLIECFKLGELPVSLRKLVNLKHLYIMGCGVIKVPKEIGRLRNLQILDYLYLKDGGEDDEGIFKLGDLGNLEQLQGSLYIANLKSAKDGSEAKNAELVNKKNLLHLSLHFGRGSVRDPKRAEADLKDKDILKGFQVHTNLESLAIYGHHSPKLCPSWMMSCHNLRKLVFYEVPFCGVLAPLGKLRSLEYLTICWMKSVKKVGVEFLGITGETPQTLIKSFPKLKELILGEMDQWEEWEGVEEEDSQITIMPSLLFLSILYCDKLKALPNFLWKTPLRELRICDTRCGTEWVKKASQVQNIEINGEFVKKDGVQMEVPAYLIHLLG